GTTTCCAAAATTTAATTATCTGAAGTCTATTTATTTTTTTGTATATTTTTCTTCTCCAAAAATCCTACAATCTCCTTCACCAATTCCTCAACCCCCTTCACATTCGCATCAAGGACCAAATCAAAAACATCCAAGTCGCGTCCAAGCGTGTAGCCATACATTTTTTTGTAAAGCGCGACATTCTCTTTATCGCGCGTCCTCACCAGTTCCAGCGCCTCAGTATACGGAATTCCGTCTCTGCCCAAAATGCGTTTCGCGCGCACTTCCCGAGTTACATCAACCCAGATTTTTATTCCAGGTGCGCCAAGCCAGGGGATTGCCCACGAAGTCATTGCAAAGCCGCCTTTTTTTGCCTTTGCAATCATATGTTTATCAAGCCGCTTGTCAAATTCAAAATTCTTTTTTCTTTGCGAAAGGAATTTTATACCATCCGCAGTTTCCCACCAGTCGTTGCCCGTGATTTTGTAGCCCTCTTCTTTTGCCATTTCTTTTAGAATGTCGCCGCCGCAGACGTATTTTAGCCCGTATTTTGAGGCGATGGCGCGTGCCAAACTCGATTTTCCGGAGCCGGCCATTCCTGAGAAAATTATTGCCTGTGTTTTCATCGTATTACCTGAAACTGCAAAATATATATGCGTTTTATACAACTTTGATAAACGCTTATATACATCCTTAACCAATATATATTATGTGCTTAAAAATTAAGCTTAAAACCGCGCTAAATAACGCATTTTCTTTTTCTTCTGATGCCCGAAGAATTTCTGTGATGTTTTCGGTCATAGCCACATCTTGTTTTGCGATATTTTTTTCATTGATATCTTTTTTATCTTACCTTCCAACAAAAACCGTGCCGTTTGTCAATATGGCACAACTAATTCCGAATTATGCTGGCAATTTGTTGCTTATTTCCATTCTTTTTGCATTTGTTATTTCCCTTTCCGCAGTTCTTTCGATTTTGGTTAAAGGCGCATTCATACATAATTATACAATAAGGGATTCAAAAGAAGGGGTTATTAAAAGCATTAATCTACTTGGCGGAAGAATGTTGCCATTGATAAACCTTACAATCGCCATAATTCTTGTTTCGCTTGTGCTTGAGTCCATAATGTTTTTTGGATGGATTTTAAGCGTTTTGTTCTCGCTTGTGGTTTTTTTCGCATATCAGGAAGTCGTAATTGCTGAAAAAGGGGTTGTGGAGTCCATAAGAAATTCTTATTTGCTTTTAAAAGATGGTTGGAAAGAGGTGCTCGTTTCAATTATCGTAATCATACTTATATCTTCAGTAATTGTTGTAGCATTCTTTATTCCATTCATATTCGCTCTTTTTGGAGGAAATCTTCTATTGATCATTATGACTGGAGCAATTTCTGTGGTGGGTCTTTCAATAGCAAATCTTTTTAGCAATGGATTTACAACTGATGTTTATCTTCAGCTGAAAGACAAAAAACCGGAAACGGCTCAAGATAATATCGCAAATGAGAAAAAAACTTCAGCAGTTGTACGAGAAACCAAAAAATCTGCTACAAAAAGAAAAACATCACCGAAGAAAAGACGCAAGAAAAAACGAAAGTAATTTGGTTTTCTAAATTTTTCGGGCGCTTAAAGGATTTAAAGCTTCTTAATCATTAATTCTTAGTTTCTTTTTAGGGAATAAATGGGTAGTGATTTTTAAATGAATCTTTTCAACGGTGGATTTTATGGTTCAAGAAGCGGATATAACACAGATTATCGAATTATTGCACGAGCTTTCATGCGACAGGAAAGTTCCAAGAAACGTGCGCAGCGTAATAGATGACGCCAGAAAAGAATTGGCGCGCACTGAAGAAAATCTTCCGACAAAAATAAATACGACTGTTTCTATGCTTGATGAAATCAGTAATGATCCTAATATTCAGTCATATACTCGAACGCAGATATGGAATTTGGTAAGCATGCTTGAAGCAATCGAATCTGAAGTGGATGTGTAATTGAATTTTTTGCCAAAAATGGTGAAAAATCATTTTCGGCAAGCATTGATGCTACGTAACAAAGATATATAAATTAAAGCGACTAATAATATTCAGCAAGCAATATTGTAATTATTGGTGAAAAATATACCGTCACTATCGTTCCGGATATTTTGAACCGAAGGTTCAAAAGCCTGGAGCGAAACGAAAGGATTTTTTAAATATGCATAAGGTGAAAAATATGGTTGTACGCGGTTTTTTGGAAAGGCTTAAGAAAGAGGAAAATATAAGCGACGATGTGGATTACATTGAAGTGGATAATGCCGATGGCGGGTCGGACGGAAAACACTTGATAAAGATAAGAACCCTTACAGATTTTGCTGATAGTGAATTGATTCAGCAGGACATAAGGCAGAACAACATAATTTTTGTTAAGATAAAGCCGCTCAAGGACAAGGACATGACTGAGTTAAAAAGAGCTGTCGATCGATTGCGAAAAACCTGCATAGCAGTCAACGGCGATATCGCAGGAGTTGATGAGGATTTTCTTGTTATAACTCCGGAATCGGTTAAGATACATCGCGGTTAAATTTAACCGCGGATTTTTTTCTTTTTAGCGCGAGCTTTGCGAAAATTTAAACCGAATTACGAAAACATGAATCTGATTTTGAAGTGCCGAAAAAGAAAAGTATTTATATGGTGGATAACAATACTAAAGAGGTAATCTGCATGACAGAAAAAATAGAAAAATTTAAAACCTCTAATGGGTTTGTAATTATTGATACTGATCCGAATTCAGGCATTAAACGGCCTTGGATGAAGATGGAGTATGAAAACAAAGTTGGAAAATATCAGGGGTCCGAAAATGTTACTTATCCCGGTATTGGAGAATCTATGGGGATCCATCCCGTGGGTATGGGAGACTCGAAAGTTGTAATCGATTTAATACATGCGAAAGTTTATGAAGGACCTGGACTTCCAAGAGAAATACTGCGTGAGCGAGATCCAAAGAAAAAATTAGCGTACGTGGAAAAACATTACAAAGAAGCACCCGTTGTTGATAAATAAATATTTTCTTAAATGGCGCGCTTCGATTCAATGCCAATCGAGTCCAGCAATAGCAGGTTCCTCTCGAAATGTGTTGTGGCGAATCGCACGCGAAAAAATATCCTCAACTTCGCAGAATATAAAATTCCAAATCCTATTCTGAGTATGTGCTATTTTGTCATAATCCGCGGCCCTGCAGGCGTTGGAAAAACTGCTGTCGCGAAAAAACTGGCTGCGCGCCTTGGCGGAACATACATTTCTTTTGACAAAATCATGCGCGAAAATAACCTTGACAAAATCGAAGGAACGTGTATAAAAGCACGTAATTTCATAAAAGCCAACGAAATTGCGATACCCGAGGCACTTAAAAATCTCAAAAACGGTAAAATCGTTGTTTTTGACGGATGTTTTTATCATAAATCGCAGGCAGAACATCTCATCAAAAACATTCCTTTTAATAATTACACATTTACATTAAAGGCTACACTGAATGAATGCATTTTACGAGACAAAAAAAGAAGCAATAAAGCCCAAATCGGCGAAAAACGCGTACGCGAAGTTTATTTTTTGGTTTCGCGCATCGATTATGGGGTTGCAATGAACACTGCGAAAAAGGCTCCGGAAGAAATTGCAACCGAATGCATCTTTCGAATGCCTAAAATTCGGTAGATTTTGTGCAAATTAAACGAAAGCTTTAAATCATATCGTTTTGCTTCGCTAAAACTCGAAGCTTTAAAGCAAAGCTTTAAATACTTTAACACACTTAAAAAATAGGTGCTCTAGAACGGATAGCGTGATGTTCTAAACGAGTTTTACATTGAATTGCATTTTTGGTGCAATTCAGAAGCTATCGGCGCGAAACCGCAGCTGATTATTTACTTTGAATATTTGAGCTCATGTTATGCATGGAGCGAAAATTACAAAGGCTTGAAAATCAGTAATGATTTTCATGACAGTTGATATTTTTCCGTAATTGGAAAATATGCAAAACGGATTATGTTCGTTTTGCCGTAAAAGTCGAGCCGAAAGGAGACACGCATTTTTCGAACTTGTCGCAAGCACTTTCTGCGTTGAGACGGGCAATTTATTTCTTGGCACTATCGTGCCAAGCTTTTGAGGCAACCAAACCTCAAATGCCCAATAACCTTTGAAATTCATTGGTTAAAAGAAGGCGAAACTCTTGATATATAACTCTTCTGCCTAATCCTTCTAAAGTTTTCGTTATCGAAAAATTTAGTTGCGATTATTTTCAAGTACACTATAGCGGACTTGAAAAGTTTGTAATTTCTTTTTTGAAATTATGAATGGTATTAATTCCGGTTGATCCTGCCGGAGATCACCGCTATTAGAGTTCCACTAACCCATGCGAGTTCCTGGGTAAAACCAGAGCGAACGGCTGAGTAACACGTAGTTAACATCCCTTTAGGTGGCGAATAACCTTGGGAAACTGAGATGAATACGCCATAGTCAATTATGCCTGGAACGGTTTATTGACGAAAGCTTCGGCGCCTAAAGATTGGACTGCGGAGGATTAGGTCGATGTTAGGGTAATGACCTGACATGCCAATAATCCTTAGGGGCCATGAAAGTGGTAGCCTCCAGATGGATTCTGAGACACGAATCCAGGCCCTATGGGGCGCAGCAGGGGGGAAAACTCCGCAATGCACGAAAGTGTGACGGGGGAACTCTAAGTGCCAGCACACTGTGTTGGCTTTTCATTAGTCCAAATCGCTAGTGGAATAAGTGGGGGGTAAGACCGTTGCCAGCCGCCGCGGTAATAACGGCTCCACAAGTGGTGATCACGTATATTGGGTCTAAAGCATTCGTAGCCGGTTTGTTAAGTCTTCTGTGAAATCTGATAGAAAACTATCAGGCGTGCAGGAGATACTGGCAAGCTTGGGACCGGGAGGAGCCTGGAGTACTTTTAGGGTAGGGGTAAAATTTCGCAAAGCAAGCTTTGCTGTATTGCAAATTGCTTCGCAATTTACAATCCTGTAATCCTAAAGGGACTACCTGTGGCGAAGGCGCCAGGCTAGAACGGATCCGACGGTGAGGAATGAAAGCGAGGGGAGCAAAGGGGATTAGATTTCGCAACTAGCGTTGCTCATTTATTCGCTAGCGCGACTAAATACCCCCGTAGTCCTCGCTGTAAACGATGCCCGCTTGGTATTGGAAGTTGCTAGACTTCTTCCAGTGCCGTAGGGAAGCCATTGAGCGGGCCACCTGGGAAGTACAGTCGCAAGGCTGAAACTTAAAGGAATTGGCGGGGGAGCACACAAGGGGTGCGGTCTGCGGTTCAATTGGACTCAACGCCGGGAACCTCACCAGGGGTGACAGCAGTATGATGGTCAGTCTGAAGGGCTTACCTGACGCGCTGAGAGGTATTGCATGGCCGTCGTCAGCTCGTGCCGCGAGAGCTTTTACTAAGCCTTTTTTTGAGTTTCTAAGAAACTCAAAAAGCTTGGAAATTCGCAAGAATTTCCATGATCTTAAGAAAGGCTCCGGTAAAGGTGTCCTGTTAACAGGTCGTGGTGCAGCAAAAATGACATCACCATGGAAGCTTCAACACCCAAAATAGTGTATATCAAGAAAAATAAAAAATAAGCAAGAGAGTAAACGCGTATACCTAATAAGGGTTTGGATTAATTATCGAAGCTTTTAACTTGACAGATAGTCAGGTAACGAGCGAGACCCACGCCGTATGTTGCCAACTGTTTCTTCGGAAGCGGCGCACTCATGCGGGACTGCCCGTGCTAAATGGGAGGAAGGAGTGGTCAACGGTAGGTCAGTATGGTCCGAATCCCCTGGGCTACACGCGGGCGCCAATGGCAAGGACAATAGGATGCAACTCCGAAAGGAGGAGCTAATCCCTGAACCCTTGTCTCAGTACAGATTGAGGGTTGCAACTCACCCTCATGACGCCGGAATCCCTAGTAGGCGAATGTTAGCATCTTTCGTCGAATACGTCCCCGCTCCTTGCACACACCGCCCATCAAACCATTTGAATCGAGTTTGGATGATGCCCTGCCCTGTGGTAGGTTAGAATCCGAATTTGGTAAGAAGGGTTAAGTTGTAACAAGGTAGCCCTACCGGAAGGTGGGGCTGGATCACCTCCAAGCCGTCTGACAAATAATTGTCAGACACAGAGTTATCAGTCGCTTTTTTGAGTTCGTAAGAACTCAAAAAGCTTGAAAATTCGCAAGGATTTTCATGACACGCGACTAATCAAGAGTTTCGCCTCTTTCAAATTCGCAAGAATTTGAAAGGCTTGAAAATCTTCGGATTTTTAAGATCTCAACTAAAAATGGATTTCAAAGAAAATAACGGGCTCTTAGATCAGCTGGTAGATCGCTGCCCTTGCACAGCCCAGCGCAAATTATCGATGCGGCTCGCGAAAGGCAGAGGCCGCGCGTTCGAATCGCGCAGAGTCCATTTTTTGTTTGCATTCGCCAAAAGTATTGGCAAAACAAAAAAGCCGAGAGCAACGCGGTTCATAGTTCATAAGTCGTTGCGAACGGATTTTTCGCCATTAAGTAACGTATTTGACGAAAACCGTATTGAGTTAGCAAAGATGATTTTATGGCTACCTTTAGAGGCATTGGATGTACTGTGGAGGAAGTAGAGAATTTGTTTAATATAACATACGTATGTGCTACTGGCCACAAAACAGTATTTGAAATGCCTAGAGAATACATAAACAATAATCACAGTTATGGCATTCATGATTGTCCAGGAAAATGTGGCGAACAAGTTAACTTGCATAAGGATAATAACTCAATTATTGCGGAACCTTGTAAGGATCAAGAATCGTTAAGATTTCGCGGTATGAACTATAATTGATTTTATATTTATCATTTTCCAGCGCGTCAAAACGCGGAAAATGTTATCGGCTGTTCCTGATTTTTTCGGGAATGGTGAAGAGGGTTTCTAGCGCGAAACGCGCCGGAAATTCGCATGATTCAGCATAGGACCTAGTAAATTAGTCATGAAAATTAAATTCATTCGAAAGAATTAAATTTTTCAAGATTAAGGAATTTGTATGTATGCACCAAGCCACGTAGTGGATGACTTGGCTCAAGAACCGATGAAGGGCGCAACAAGTTGCGATAAGCCGTGTGTAGGCGCAAGTAGCCTTTGATGCACGGATTCCTGAATCAGATTATCTGGCCGAAAGGCACTCGGAAACGAGAGGGAACGCTGGAAATTGAATCATCTTAGTACCGGCAGGAAAAGAAATCAATTGAGATGCTGTTAGTAAGGGCGACCGAAAGCAGCACAGGCCAAGCCGAATCTTCTGCAGAAATGCAGTCGAGATGTAGCCTAGGCGACATTACCTTCGTACAATAGCTGAAGTGGGCTGGAAAGCCTCTGCCAAAGAGAGTGAAAGCCTCGTAAGCGAAATTGTGAAAGGTATAGCCTAGAAAGAGTAGTGTAAGTTGAGATTCTTGCATGAAGACGGGGGTCAGATGCCTCCAAGCCTAAACATAACTTGAGTCCGATAGAGAACTTAGTACGGCGACGGAAAGTTGAAAAGCAGCCGTAACAGGCGCTGAAAAGAGTCTGAAACTATGTGGTAATAGTCTGTCATGGCATGAAAGTTCGCAAGAACAGTGTCATGGCGTGCGTTTCGAAAAAAGAGGTAGGGAGTGTATTTAAGTGGCAAGGTTAACTCAAAGAGGGAGCCTAAGGGAAACCAAATGTCCGCAACCCGCAAGGGCGAGGGGCGTCGTGTGAAAGCGCGAGAAGTCACTTGAGTATGACCTGAATCTGGACGATCTATTCCAGGGCAGAATGAAGCACTTCGAAAGGAGTGTGGAGGTTCGAATCCGGTTGTGGAAACCCTTCGGGTGACCTTGGAATAGGGGTGAAAAGCCAATCGAGTCCAGAAATAGCAGGTTCCTCTCGAAATGGGCCATAGCCCAGCCTGGAGCGAGGAAGATGCTTGTGTAGAGCTACTGATTAGGGGTTTAGGTTCCGAAAGGGATCGACTCCTTGTCAAACTCCGAAGCGAGTATCACTGTAGACCTCCGGAGTGAGTGTATTTGGGTAAGCTAAATATGCTAGAGGGAAACAACCCTGACGAAAGTTAAGGCCCTAAAATATATGCTAAGTGTGACTAAGGTTGTTCTGGTTCTCAGACAGTAGGGATGTAGGCTTAGAAGCAGCCACCATCTAAGCAACGCGTAACAGCGGACCTACCGAGAATCAGGGCGCCGTAAATGGACGGGGCTCAAGCATATTGCCGACACTTTCGCATACTCTTCGTTAGAGAGTACATGGGTAGAGAGGCGTAGTGCGTGGGTAGAAGTAGGGCTGTAAGGTCCTATGGACCGCGCAATAATGAGAATCCTACCAGTAGTAATAGTAAAAAGTAGAGCGAACATCTCTACCGCCGTAAGGGCCAGGGTTTCTTGGCAATGTTCGTCAGCCAAGAGTTAGCCGATCCTAACGCAAACCCTAACTGGAGTTTGCGGAAAGGGAAGCAGGTAAATATTCCTGCGCTATAGATATACATGTGGCAACACTAGATTGATTTCTGACACTTTGAGATAAGTTGACATGAACCATCGTTCACGTTAAGGTATGAAGTCCGGGAAGGAGCGTAATGCTGAGAACCGGATGAAGTGCTGAAGGTCTGCTGTATGGTGGATTCGACCGAATCTTGGAGTCCATGAAAAGGGAATCAACCGGATTATCTATAATCGTACCGAGAACCATCACTGGTGTCCCTCGGTTAATAACCAACGGTGCTTCGGGACAAATCCAACTTAAGGAACTCGGCAAATTAGCCCCGTACGTTCGCAAGAAGGGGTGTCCATTGCCATGTCCTTGAGACATGATCAGTGGATCTCAGTAATAAGGGGGTTCCGACTGTTTAACAAAAACATAACTGGTTGCTAAGCCGAAAGGCCTTGTATAACCGGTGACTCTTGCCCACTACTGGTATCTGAAACTCCGGTTCAACGGAGCTAAAGACCAGCCAAGGGCGGTCGTAACTATGACGATCTTAAGGTAGCGTAATCCCTTGTCGATTAATTGTCGACCCGCATGAAAAGAGGCACGAGATCCCCACTGTCTTAAGTTGGAACCCGGTGAACCTGACGTTTTGGTGCATAGTCCAAAGACTTCCAACGGGAAGCGAAGACCCCGTGGAGCTTCACTGCAGTCTGTGATTGATGCACGTTTCTGGATGTATAGCGTAAGTGGGAGGCGCCGAAGTTTGTCCTGCGGGACAGATGGAGCCGACGATGTAACACCACTCATTTGGAGATTTGCGTCTTACCCGAAAGGGGACATTTATAGATAGGCAGTTTGGCTGGGGCGGCACACTCCTAACAACTTATCAGGAGTGACCTATGGTGTCCTCAGGCGGAACGGAAACCCGCCGTAGAGTTCAAAAGCAAAAGGACGCCTGATAGGATTCTGAACAACGAGGAATCCTGCCACGAAAGTGTGGTTTAGCGAACCCTTGTGTCCCTCCATCTGAGGGCCAAGGATGACAGAAAAGCTACCCCGGGGATAACTGAGTCGTCTCCTGCGAGAGTTCATTGGCAAATGTGGAAGAAATTCTACATAGCTGATCTCTTGTATTTACAAACCTGAAAAGGTTTGGAAAGCTTGAAATTGCATCGCAATTTCAAGATATGACTCTGGTCTTCCCTTATTTCTCTGTTTTCGCAAAATGCGTAACGTTGAAGTTTGAGGACAAATAAACAGATAAATACATACAACAGATATAGATGCAATTTCATGCCGAAAGGCTTTTGAAATGCCTAATAATCCGGCAAGGATTTTGAGGAACTAAAGGAGTCCTCAAATCATGCCGCTTTCGCGGCAAGCTTTTGGGCGTAACCCAAAAAGCCTAGAGCAAGCAAAGCTTGCGAAAGGATTTTTAGGATTAAGCATCTTCAGATAGATCGACCAGGAGGCTTGCTACTTCGCTGTCGGCTCTTCCTAACCTGGCTGTGCATAAGCAGCCAAGGGTGCGGGTGTTCACCGATTAAAAGGGATCGTGAGCTGGGTTCAATACGTCGCGAGACAGTATGGTTGCTATCTGTTGGAAGTGTTTGCATCTGAGGGCAAGGTCCGGAGAGTACGAAAGGAACTCCAGGCCGTAGCCAATAGTGAATCAGTGATCCGACAGGGTCTCTGAATAGCCACGCTATTCTGGATAAGAGCTGAAAGCATATTTGCGTTTTCGCAAATATCACTGAGCGCAAGCTTAAGTTGATATTTGCGTAGGGTACATGCCCTGCGCGAAGCTGATCTAAGCTCGAAGCCACGCCCAAAAAGAGATGCAATTGGCTCCCGTAGAAGACGGGTTCGATAGACTGGAGGTGTAAGTGGAGCAATCCATTCAGCCAACCAGCACTAACCGCCATAAAAATGCATACATACAAACTTAGATATCTTGAAGATTGTAGAATTGATTACTTGATTAATTACTAGGTCCTATGTGATTATTATTTTATAATTCTTTTGTGATATTTCAATATTCTTTTTTAGTGTTCAAAAAATAGATCTTATTTATTAGGTATTGATTTTTCTTTACCGAGAAAATAAATTGTTCCCAATGCAGCCAATGCGTTCATTGTCGATAAAGCTGCGTACGTATTTCCACTATCCGGAAGCGGATCCATATCTTGTAGTAGTTTTGAAAATTCTTGTCCGGCAAATCCTGCGGTAATTAATATGCTTGGAACGGATATTGCGGGGTGGAATAGTAATTGTGCAGAATCTTCAGGAAGCATTCTATTTTGATGACTAACATACGATCCTAATTCTCCTGATTTTTCAACATATCAACATACTTAGGCTAATTCATCTTATCATCCTTGTCAATAGTCTAAACTCTTTCAGTTATATTTTTTATTTTCCATCACATAAAGCCTTAATGCGCTTTATCAGCTGTGCGCGCATCCTAAGCGTAGCTTGTGTGGGCGGTTTTACTTTCATGCCTCGCATTTTTATCATTTTCATGCCATTCACCTCTAGTTACTATAAAGTAATTACTATTGTTCCTAAATGTTTAAATATGTTTCTATACGTCAATTGTCGAATAAAGGTCATTTTAAAGAATGGTTTGTTATAACGCCAGTTTAATAGATTCATTGTTGTTCTAAATGTAAAATTTGAAATAAAGAAAATTCTGTTCAAATAGCATTTGCGTATGTTGGTGATTTCGATAACTTTGGCACCAGTTCACGGAATTTGGAACTTCTTCTATGTTTTTGAAACGTTAGAAAAATGTGCGACAAAAATAGTATAAAACTATATAACCTTTAAGGCGTCAATAAGTGCATGCTTTATGACCTCATAGTTATTGGCGGCGGTCCGGCAGGAATGACAGCTGCGCTTTACGCGCGAAGATACGATCTCAAGGTGCTCGTTCTTTACGAAAAGCTTGGCGGGCACACTGCAGATGCGCACAACGTAGAGAATTATCCCGGAATTCTTGCCATTTCCGGAATGAATTTGGCTGCGAAATTCAAAGAGCATGCTGAGAAATTCAAAGCCGAAATAAAGCAGGAAAAAGTTGAGCGCATTGAAAAAGCGACTCACGGCTTTCATGTTACTACGTACAATCACACACATACAGGGAAAACCATTTTGATAGCAACAGGAACAGAAACAAAGAGCCTTGAAATAAAGGGAGAGAAAGAGTTTTCAGGCCGCGGAGTATCTTTTTGTGCGACTTGCGACGGGCCGCTTTTCAAAAACAAAACCGTTGCTGTAGTCGGTGGCGGGGATTCTGCGGCGTCTGCGGCGTTGTATCTTTCTGACATTACAAAAAAAGTCTATCTCATTCATCGGCGCGAGGAATTCAGGGCAGAGCCGATGCAGGTTAAGCATATTAAAAAAAGCAAGAATATCGAATGCGTTCTCAATTCAGTTATTCAGGAAATAAAAGGAGCAAAGCTAGTTTCTTCGGCAATAATTTCCGACGTGAATACAAACAAGACGAAAGAAATCGCGCTTGATGGCGTTTTCATTGAAATCGGGGCAATGCCGACAAGCGTTCTTGTGCAGGGTATCGGAGTGAAATTCGATAATATTGGATTCATTATTGTTGATGCCGCGCAGTCAACCAACGTATCAGGAGTTTATGCGGCAGGCGATATAACAACCGGCTCGAATAAATTTATGCAAATTGTGACTGCTGCTGCGGAAGGTGCGGTTGCGGCGAGTTCCATATACAAATATGTGAGGCAGAATGAAAAAGAAGGAAAAAACCATCACGAAGCGCAATGGGCGAAGGAGAAAAAATAATATGAACAAGGGAGATAAATATCGTGGAGGTGAAATGTATGGCATTAAAAATTGACGCTAATCTGTGTATTGGATGCGGTTTATGCATAACGATTTGTCCTGATGCTTTTGAGCTAAAAGACGATGGAAAGGCGCATGTCGTAAACGAAAACGGGTGCAAGAAATGCAACTGCGACGAGGCTATTGAGAAGTGTCCGGTAATCGCGATATCGCGATAATGGGAAGTGAGTACGTTTTGATTATTATGGATACTGAAGAATGTCGCAGCATAAATGATATTATAACTGATATTAAAGAGCATTATTTCAAAGGGCAACCACCGGAGCTATCCATATACCGCCGCAATCTCCGCGGCAGCATATATTTATCTAAAGACGAACTGGATTGGCTGGTTAAAGAGAAAATGATCGAATTGCTTGACTTCAAGGGATACCAAAGGTTAAGATTAACTGAGAAAGGCATGAATGCGCTTAATCCCGAAC
This window of the Nanoarchaeota archaeon genome carries:
- a CDS encoding cytidylate kinase family protein, whose protein sequence is MKTQAIIFSGMAGSGKSSLARAIASKYGLKYVCGGDILKEMAKEEGYKITGNDWWETADGIKFLSQRKKNFEFDKRLDKHMIAKAKKGGFAMTSWAIPWLGAPGIKIWVDVTREVRAKRILGRDGIPYTEALELVRTRDKENVALYKKMYGYTLGRDLDVFDLVLDANVKGVEELVKEIVGFLEKKNIQKNK
- a CDS encoding UPF0147 family protein, which produces MVQEADITQIIELLHELSCDRKVPRNVRSVIDDARKELARTEENLPTKINTTVSMLDEISNDPNIQSYTRTQIWNLVSMLEAIESEVDV
- a CDS encoding cell division protein SepF, whose protein sequence is MVVRGFLERLKKEENISDDVDYIEVDNADGGSDGKHLIKIRTLTDFADSELIQQDIRQNNIIFVKIKPLKDKDMTELKRAVDRLRKTCIAVNGDIAGVDEDFLVITPESVKIHRG
- a CDS encoding AAA family ATPase, with the translated sequence MCYFVIIRGPAGVGKTAVAKKLAARLGGTYISFDKIMRENNLDKIEGTCIKARNFIKANEIAIPEALKNLKNGKIVVFDGCFYHKSQAEHLIKNIPFNNYTFTLKATLNECILRDKKRSNKAQIGEKRVREVYFLVSRIDYGVAMNTAKKAPEEIATECIFRMPKIR
- the trxB gene encoding thioredoxin-disulfide reductase — protein: MLYDLIVIGGGPAGMTAALYARRYDLKVLVLYEKLGGHTADAHNVENYPGILAISGMNLAAKFKEHAEKFKAEIKQEKVERIEKATHGFHVTTYNHTHTGKTILIATGTETKSLEIKGEKEFSGRGVSFCATCDGPLFKNKTVAVVGGGDSAASAALYLSDITKKVYLIHRREEFRAEPMQVKHIKKSKNIECVLNSVIQEIKGAKLVSSAIISDVNTNKTKEIALDGVFIEIGAMPTSVLVQGIGVKFDNIGFIIVDAAQSTNVSGVYAAGDITTGSNKFMQIVTAAAEGAVAASSIYKYVRQNEKEGKNHHEAQWAKEKK
- a CDS encoding ferredoxin — translated: MALKIDANLCIGCGLCITICPDAFELKDDGKAHVVNENGCKKCNCDEAIEKCPVIAISR